In Paenibacillus algicola, a genomic segment contains:
- a CDS encoding YerC/YecD family TrpR-related protein, whose amino-acid sequence MQLKKLDDKSIDQLFEAILTLKNVEECYVFFDDLCTVNEIQSLSQRLEVARMLGKGSTYNQIEAETGASTATISRVKRCLNYGNDGYKMTLERLGR is encoded by the coding sequence GTGCAATTAAAAAAATTAGACGATAAAAGCATCGATCAATTATTCGAAGCTATTCTTACCTTGAAAAATGTAGAGGAATGCTACGTATTCTTTGACGACCTGTGCACCGTGAACGAGATCCAATCCTTATCGCAGCGCCTGGAAGTGGCCCGGATGCTGGGCAAGGGTTCGACATACAACCAGATTGAAGCTGAGACGGGCGCCAGCACGGCGACGATATCCCGGGTGAAGCGGTGTTTAAACTATGGCAATGACGGGTATAAAATGACTTTGGAGCGCTTGGGGCGCTAA
- a CDS encoding diacylglycerol kinase: protein MRRARLIYNPTSGREEMKRRLADVLQRLDSAGIETSCHATTGEGDATRSAAEAVERGYDLIIAAGGDGTLNEVVNGMAGKDHLPPLGVFPLGTTNDFARALGISKNWEDYCDLVIRDVTRPIDVGVANDRCFINIAGGGTLTELTYEVPSKLKTMIGQLAYYLKGLEKMVSLAPQELIIRADGQPEIHDEFMVFLMANSNSVGGFEKLAPGASIDDGLLDVIALRKCNLAEFVRVVSLALRGEHVHDKKVIHFRTDYMEVYSPGPVQLNLDGEFGGVLPGTFRILPQHLRIFA from the coding sequence ATGAGAAGAGCACGTTTGATCTATAATCCGACCTCCGGACGGGAGGAAATGAAGCGCCGCCTGGCAGATGTGCTGCAGCGTCTGGACAGTGCCGGGATCGAAACCTCCTGCCATGCAACCACAGGCGAGGGAGATGCGACCCGGTCGGCAGCAGAGGCTGTGGAGCGGGGCTATGACCTGATCATTGCAGCCGGCGGTGACGGCACCCTCAATGAGGTCGTTAACGGAATGGCGGGGAAGGACCACCTTCCTCCGCTGGGCGTGTTTCCTCTGGGAACGACGAATGATTTTGCCCGTGCGCTTGGCATCTCGAAGAATTGGGAGGACTATTGCGATCTCGTGATCCGGGATGTGACCCGTCCGATCGATGTTGGCGTGGCCAATGACCGCTGCTTCATTAATATTGCCGGGGGCGGTACGCTGACGGAGCTGACCTACGAGGTGCCCAGCAAACTCAAGACCATGATCGGTCAGCTGGCGTATTATTTGAAGGGGCTGGAGAAAATGGTCAGCCTGGCGCCGCAGGAGCTCATTATCCGCGCGGACGGCCAGCCGGAAATCCATGATGAATTCATGGTGTTCCTTATGGCCAACAGCAACTCGGTCGGCGGCTTCGAGAAGCTCGCGCCCGGCGCGAGCATCGACGATGGCCTGCTCGACGTCATTGCGCTGCGCAAATGCAACCTCGCGGAGTTCGTCCGCGTGGTTTCCCTCGCCCTGCGCGGGGAGCATGTGCACGACAAGAAGGTCATTCATTTCCGGACCGATTATATGGAGGTTTACTCCCCCGGCCCGGTACAGCTGAATCTGGACGGCGAGTTCGGCGGTGTACTGCCGGGCACGTTCCGTATCCTGCCGCAGCACCTGCGGATTTTTGCTTGA
- a CDS encoding HipA family kinase, which produces MLVQRIYVDAFLKQLGQGMSAPLVVLGSDQMRYILKNQRVSLQGQLKVWDCMFLNELLTTMIAEYLHVPTPPAAIAELDKRILENGPTLRFAHRFTEGIHFASLEIPDREENLLENYEQLRAMGKPYVNRTWNSFFSNIINVDDIPKIIAMDLLIGNFDRYNNSGNLIVAQTNEGRMVFSIDHGHAFFGPVWDTNKMAILRSVNTPQFVPHFISGLQQPTQGGWLNGMGRVFRAIQENIDLTNPSDHSFLSVIYEIECLSEATLDGWFSEIPDEWYVDKANQIGLMKHFLLHQKNNLRAIIQQMAEREAFINFRGGMLQWKGLRAGTV; this is translated from the coding sequence ATGTTGGTTCAGCGTATTTATGTAGATGCGTTTCTCAAACAACTTGGACAAGGCATGAGTGCTCCATTAGTTGTATTGGGAAGCGACCAAATGAGATACATACTAAAAAATCAAAGAGTTTCGCTTCAGGGTCAATTAAAGGTATGGGACTGTATGTTTCTCAACGAACTTCTTACAACAATGATTGCTGAATATTTACATGTTCCTACTCCTCCTGCCGCAATAGCAGAATTAGATAAGAGAATTCTTGAGAATGGACCCACCTTACGATTTGCTCATCGGTTTACAGAAGGAATTCACTTTGCATCTCTTGAAATTCCTGACAGGGAAGAAAATCTGTTAGAAAATTATGAGCAACTCAGAGCAATGGGTAAGCCTTATGTGAATCGGACGTGGAATTCTTTTTTCTCCAATATCATCAATGTGGATGACATTCCGAAAATAATAGCCATGGATTTACTAATCGGTAACTTTGACCGATATAATAATTCAGGCAATTTAATTGTGGCTCAAACAAACGAAGGAAGGATGGTCTTTTCTATCGACCATGGCCATGCTTTCTTTGGACCAGTATGGGACACAAATAAGATGGCAATTTTAAGATCTGTCAACACTCCCCAGTTTGTCCCACACTTTATTAGTGGACTTCAGCAACCAACACAGGGGGGCTGGTTGAATGGCATGGGAAGAGTTTTTCGGGCAATACAAGAAAACATTGATCTTACCAACCCTTCGGACCATTCGTTTCTATCGGTAATATATGAAATTGAATGTCTAAGTGAAGCTACATTGGATGGATGGTTTTCTGAAATACCTGACGAATGGTATGTGGATAAAGCAAACCAAATCGGTCTTATGAAACATTTTCTACTTCACCAAAAAAACAACTTACGTGCAATAATTCAGCAGATGGCTGAGCGTGAAGCATTCATTAATTTTAGGGGAGGGATGTTACAATGGAAAGGGTTGCGTGCTGGTACAGTGTAG
- a CDS encoding sirohydrochlorin chelatase codes for MMKPGVLVISHGSREPSWVALVEEAVTAMAERCHLPVSASYLELVDGKLIQDGIDLLEGQGVTDMLVIPLFISSGSTHVDEIAYAIGAKPEPDMETDLDPFRVQARVHFGDPFDDGADTAAMVWDKVRSLSVNPAEEVILMVGHGSPHELFWRRWEKIAASLAKRVTEVSGLETDWALLNPGDVREKAEAWQKRGYEVIVSPLFLSKGYFTDHVIPQRLEGLPCRYSGEPLLPHPRLAEWMLKQVERLLKSLKL; via the coding sequence ATGATGAAGCCGGGAGTTTTAGTGATCAGCCACGGTTCCCGGGAGCCGTCCTGGGTAGCGCTGGTGGAGGAGGCGGTGACCGCGATGGCGGAGCGCTGCCATCTGCCGGTGAGTGCCTCTTATCTGGAGCTCGTAGACGGGAAGCTCATACAGGACGGGATTGATTTGCTGGAGGGCCAGGGTGTCACGGACATGCTGGTTATTCCGTTGTTCATTTCCTCCGGCAGCACGCATGTGGACGAGATCGCCTATGCGATTGGCGCGAAGCCGGAGCCAGATATGGAAACCGATCTGGACCCTTTCCGGGTGCAGGCCCGGGTTCATTTCGGGGACCCGTTCGATGATGGTGCGGATACCGCGGCTATGGTGTGGGATAAGGTGCGTTCCCTTTCCGTGAATCCCGCGGAAGAAGTCATTCTGATGGTGGGCCATGGCAGTCCGCATGAGCTGTTCTGGCGGCGCTGGGAGAAGATTGCGGCTTCTCTGGCGAAGCGGGTGACCGAGGTTAGCGGTCTTGAGACAGATTGGGCGCTGCTCAATCCCGGCGATGTGCGGGAGAAGGCTGAAGCGTGGCAAAAGCGAGGGTACGAGGTGATCGTGTCTCCGCTTTTTTTAAGTAAGGGGTATTTTACCGACCATGTCATTCCGCAGCGGCTGGAGGGACTTCCCTGCCGTTATTCCGGTGAACCGCTGCTGCCGCACCCGCGTCTTGCCGAGTGGATGCTGAAGCAGGTGGAGCGCCTATTGAAATCTTTGAAATTATAG
- a CDS encoding YrhK family protein: protein MQQDNKLNPRGAGSHSADAHHIPPMRARMKRRLAEAARRKRRITVTNRYETGMVLSEIVTGFFFIAGSISMFYTDTDIPVVLYLVGSIMMLLRSGLRVSYWFRLKELQQKGHDEGAPNGAGWSR, encoded by the coding sequence ATGCAGCAAGACAACAAGCTGAACCCGAGGGGTGCAGGCTCTCATTCAGCTGACGCTCATCATATACCGCCCATGCGGGCGCGAATGAAACGAAGATTGGCCGAGGCGGCCCGGCGCAAAAGAAGGATTACTGTAACCAATCGCTACGAAACCGGCATGGTGCTCAGTGAAATCGTGACAGGGTTCTTCTTCATTGCCGGCAGCATCAGTATGTTCTACACCGACACGGATATTCCCGTCGTGCTCTATCTGGTCGGCAGCATTATGATGCTGCTGAGATCCGGGCTGCGCGTTTCCTATTGGTTCCGGCTGAAGGAGCTGCAGCAGAAGGGACATGATGAGGGAGCTCCGAATGGAGCGGGCTGGAGCCGGTAA
- the rlmD gene encoding 23S rRNA (uracil(1939)-C(5))-methyltransferase RlmD: protein MNKNRSGHRRSSKGSKPSPELLNLPVAKNDETVIDIIGMNHDGEGVGRAEGYTLFVQGALPGEKVRVKVLKTKKQYGYAKLLELVEASPDRTSAPCPIYDQCGGCQLQHLDYAAQLQWKRQLVVDNLERIGKLTVEGGRLDGALREQSETLAGDGAHKQVAYGADMAAAREARDEQRKGIIVKPALGMSEPWRYRNKSQVPIGVTDGGLVGGFYARGSHRIVDMEACLIQHEENDKVVQRVKDIGRKLGITAYDEETGQGLLRHVVVKIGFSTGEMMIVLVTNGNSIPQREKWIAAIREELPAVVSICHNVNTRRTNVIFGEVTSVLWGREVIYDYIGNVKFAISARSFYQVNPVQTEILYGKTVEYAGLTGNETVIDAYCGIGTISLFLAQHAKQVYGVEIVKEAIEDARANAALNHMHHVQFEVGASEDVIPAWKEQGTEADVIVVDPPRKGCDPRLLDTILEMRPERVVYVSCNPSTLARDLRILEDGGYRTVEVQPVDMFPHTVHVESVALLVRDV from the coding sequence ATGAACAAGAATCGCAGCGGTCATCGCCGCAGCTCTAAGGGCAGCAAGCCCTCTCCCGAGCTTCTGAATCTGCCGGTAGCCAAAAATGATGAGACTGTCATCGACATCATCGGCATGAATCACGATGGGGAGGGGGTTGGACGAGCCGAAGGCTATACTCTTTTTGTGCAGGGTGCGCTGCCGGGGGAGAAGGTTCGCGTGAAGGTGCTCAAGACGAAGAAGCAATACGGCTACGCCAAGCTGCTGGAGCTGGTCGAGGCCAGTCCGGACCGAACCTCGGCACCGTGCCCCATCTATGATCAATGCGGCGGCTGTCAGCTGCAGCATCTGGACTATGCAGCGCAGCTGCAGTGGAAGCGGCAGCTGGTGGTGGACAACCTGGAGCGGATCGGGAAGCTGACGGTGGAAGGCGGCCGGCTGGATGGCGCGTTGAGGGAGCAGAGTGAAACCCTTGCCGGAGATGGAGCGCATAAGCAAGTGGCATACGGCGCAGACATGGCCGCAGCGCGTGAAGCTCGTGACGAGCAGCGTAAAGGCATTATTGTGAAGCCAGCACTTGGCATGAGTGAGCCTTGGCGGTATCGCAATAAATCTCAGGTTCCGATTGGAGTGACGGATGGCGGGCTGGTTGGAGGCTTTTATGCCCGCGGCTCACACCGGATTGTTGATATGGAAGCCTGCCTAATTCAGCACGAGGAGAATGACAAGGTGGTGCAGCGCGTCAAGGACATCGGCCGCAAGCTGGGCATCACCGCCTACGATGAGGAAACCGGACAGGGGCTGCTGCGTCATGTGGTGGTGAAGATTGGTTTTTCAACCGGAGAGATGATGATTGTTCTTGTGACGAACGGGAATTCCATTCCACAGCGGGAGAAATGGATTGCAGCGATTCGCGAAGAGCTGCCGGCAGTGGTCAGCATCTGTCACAATGTGAACACGCGGCGAACAAATGTGATTTTTGGAGAAGTGACTTCTGTGTTGTGGGGCCGAGAGGTCATTTACGACTACATTGGAAATGTGAAATTTGCCATATCGGCGCGATCTTTTTACCAGGTGAATCCGGTGCAGACGGAGATTTTATATGGAAAAACGGTAGAGTACGCCGGCTTGACCGGCAACGAGACCGTCATTGATGCCTATTGCGGCATCGGTACGATCTCCCTGTTTCTCGCGCAGCATGCCAAGCAGGTATACGGCGTAGAGATCGTGAAGGAAGCCATCGAGGACGCACGCGCTAACGCGGCGTTAAATCATATGCACCACGTACAATTTGAGGTGGGCGCTTCTGAGGACGTCATTCCGGCCTGGAAAGAGCAGGGCACCGAAGCAGACGTCATCGTCGTCGATCCCCCGCGCAAGGGCTGTGACCCGCGCCTGCTGGATACGATCCTGGAAATGCGGCCGGAGCGGGTGGTGTATGTGAGCTGCAACCCAAGCACCCTGGCGCGGGATTTGCGGATCTTGGAGGACGGCGGCTATCGCACGGTGGAGGTGCAGCCGGTGGATATGTTTCCGCATACGGTGCATGTGGAGTCGGTGGCTTTGTTGGTGAGGGATGTGTAG